AGTATCCCGTTCTCTTGCTGCCTGTGAAGGCGCGCTCTTGGTGGTGGATGCCGGTCAGGGCGTAGAAGCCCAGACACTGGCCAACTGTTACACGGCACTGGAAATGGATCTGGAAGTGGTGCCGGTATTGAACAAAATCGACCTGCCCCAGGCCGAGCCTGAGCGTGTGGCCGCCGAGATTGAAGACATAGTCGGTATCGAAGCCACAGATGCGGTGCGCTGCTCTGCCAAGACAGGTGTCGGTATCGGTGAAGTACTCGAGACCATAGTGGCGCAGATCCCGTCGCCGGAAGGCGACCCTGAGGCGCCACTGCAGGCGCTTATCATCGACTCCTGGTTCGACAGCTACCTTGGCGTTGTGTCGTTGGTGCGTATCAAGAACGGTGTGCTCAAGAAGGGCGACAAGTTCAAGGTGATGAGTACAGGCCAGGCGTACAACGCGGATCGCGTCGGTATCTTCACACCGAAGATGAAAGACCAGGCTGAACTTAAAACCGGTCAGGTTGGTTATGTTATCGCTGGCATCAAAGAAATTCACGGCGCGCCCGTGGGTGATACCCTGACCCTGGCCAAGCACGGTGCCGACAAACCGCTGCCGGGCTTTAAGAAGGCGAAGCCTCAGGTATACGCCGGTGTGTTTACCATCTCCACCGACGACTACGAAAGCTTCCGTGATGCGCTCAACAAGCTCAGCCTCAACGATGCTTCTTTGCAGTTTGAGCCAGAAACCTCTTCGGCTCTGGGCTTTGGTTTCCGTATCGGTTACCTGGGTCTGCTGCACATGGAAATCATTCAGGAACGTCTGGAGCGTGAATACGATCTGGACCTCATCACCACGGCCCCTACCGTGGAATACGAAGTGCTGCTCACCAACGGCGAAACCCTGTACGTGGATAACCCGTCGGATCTGCCGGCCACCAATTACATCGAAGAGATGCGTGAGCCTATCGTTCAGGCCAACATTCTGGTGCCGAAAGAGTATCTGGGTAACGTGATCACCCTGTGTATCGAGAAGCGCGGCGTACAGAAGAACATGGTTTACCACGGTAACCAGGTGGCCCTGACTTACGATATCCCAGCCGCTGAAGTGGTGATGGACTTCTTCGACCGACTCAAGTCGACCAGCCGTGGTTATGCCTCGCTGGAATATAACTTTATCCGCTTCGAGCCCGCCGACATGGTGCGTCTGGACGTGCTGATCAACGGCGACCGCGTGGACGCGCTGGCGATGATCATTCACCGCTCCAACATCCGCCACAAGGGTATTGCCCTGGTGGACAAGATGAAAGAGCTGATCCCAAGGCAGATGTTTGATATCGCCATTCAGGCGGCCGTTGGTAACCAGGTTGTCGCCCGCTCCACCGTGAAGGCCTTGCGTAAAGACGTAACCGCCAAGTGTTACGGTGGTGACGTGTCCCGTAAGAAGAAACTGTTGCAGAAGCAGAAAGAAGGTAAGAAGCGGATGAAGCAACTGGGTAACGTGGAAGTACCTCAGGAAGCCTTCCTCGCGGTGCTCAAGCTTAACGAATGATCACACTCTTTTACTTGCTTCCCTAAGCCCTGCTTAGGTAAAACAACGATAAAGGCGCCGCAGTATGCGGCGCTTTGGTTAGCAGATCTTTTGGGTGTGCTCACCAAAGCGACTGGCTCTGAGTCAAATTCGTTTGCCGCAGAGTTAAGCCAATCACTTTTAATGCCAAGGAGTTAACCCGTTAATGGCTGCGTATTTTTCACAAATTCTGGTGATAGTCACCCTGGTGTCAGGGTTGATTTGGCTGTTTGATGTGTTGTTTCAGGCCCCTAAGCGCAAGGCCGCATTGGCTGTGGCTCAGTCCGGCGATGCCAACCTGTCAGAAGACGCTGTCGAAGCCATCACCAAGGAACCCTACATAGTCGAAACCGCACACTCTGTGTTCCCGGTCATCGCCTTTGTATTGGTGCTGCGTTCGTTCCTGTATGAACCTTTTCAAATTCCGTCCGGCTCCATGATGCCAACCCTGTTGGTGGGGGACTTTATTCTGGTGGAAAAATTCAGCTACGGCATCAAAGAGCCTATGTGGCGCAAAGAGGTTATCGCCACAGGTAAGCCGGAGCGCGGTGATGTGGTGGTCTTCAAATACCCTGAAGATCCCAGAATTGACTATATTAAGCGTGTGGTAGGCCTGCCGGGAGACCGCGTGTTTTATCAAAACAAAGAGCTCTACATTCAGCGAGCCTGTGTTGAAGGCGAGATCTGCCAGAGCGTCCCAGCCAAGGTTGACCGTATTGCCCTTGGCGACAGCGAGTTTGTGCAGGATGGCGTGCGTCTTAAGCATTACAAAGAGCAGCTTGGCGACGTTGAGCACGAAATTTTGATTAATCCAGCCCGCCCCGACATGCGCGGCATGTTCTACCGCAAAGGCAGTGTGCCAGCGGGTGAATTTGTGGTGCCGGAAGGCCAATACTTTGTGATGGGTGATAACCGCGACAACAGTACCGACAGCCGTTTTTGGGGCTTTGTGCCCGAAGAGAACCTTGTGGGTAAGGCCGTGGCCATTTGGATTAGCTTTGAGTTTGACCGCAAGCCATCTGACACCCTGCCAACCTGGGTGCCCACAGGTGTGCGTTTTGAGCGCGTAGGCGGTATCCAGTGAGCATGATGGAGCCGATTAAAAATCTGCCGCGACTGTGCCGGACTCTGGGCTATGAGTTCAGCGATATCCGTCTGCTTGAGCAGGCACTGACTCACAGAAGTGCCTCAAACCAGCATAACGAACGGCTGGAGTTTTTGGGTGATTCCATTCTCTCCATCGTGATATCCGATGCGCTGTTTCATCAGTTCCCCAAGGCCACGGAAGGTGACCTGAGCCGTATGCGCGCCACCCTAGTGCGGGGCGATACCCTGGCGGTGATTGCCAAGGAATTCAAGCTGGGGGATTACCTCAATCTGGGCCCGGGAGAGCTCAAGAGCGGTGGTTTCCGCCGGGAGTCTATCCTGGCGGATGCGGTGGAAGCCATCATAGGTGCCGTCTATTTGGATGCGGACCTTGAAACCTGCCGCAGTTTATTGCTGGGCTGGTACGAAACCAGGCTTGCCGACATCAAGCCCGGGGTTGGCCAAAAGGATGCCAAGACCCTGCTTCAGGAGTATCTGCAGGGAATGAAAAAGCCCCTGCCTGAATATCAGGTGACCCAGGTAGAAGGTGAGGCGCACGATCAGACCTTTACCGTGGAATGCCGGGTGACCGACCTTGCCGATGCCGTCGTGGGTGTTGGCAGTTCTCGCCGTAAAGCCGAACAAATGGCGGCGGCACAAGTTTTGGAATTATTGAATCAATGAGCAAGAAACCCGCACCAGGCGTACCGGAAAACGAACCAAGCCTGGAAGATTTGCTGGCACAGATGAACAGCCAGAATCAACCCGAAGAGCACTACGATGTGACCTATTGTGGCATGGTAGCCATCGTTGGTCGTCCCAACGTAGGTAAATCCACCTTGCTCAACAAGTTGCTGAAGCAAAAAATCAGTATTACTTCCCGTAAGCCCCAGACCACCCGTCACCGCATTATGGGTATTCATACCGAAGGACCGAATCAAATCGTCTTTATTGATACCCCTGGTCTGCACATTGAAGAAAAGCGTGCCATCAACCGCCTGATGAACCGTGCTGCTGCCAGCTCCCTGGCCGATGTGTCCATGGTCATCTTTGTCGTGGACGGCATGGAATGGACTGCCGACGATGAAATGGTGCTGAACAAGCTGCGCCGCGGCGGTGAGCATCGCAAGACAGTGCTGGCCATCAACAAGGTTGATGGCATCAAGGAAAAAGAAGATCTGTTCCCATACCTTATCGAAGTATCCAAGAAATACCCCTTCGATGACATAGTGCCAGTGTCGGCCAAACAGGGCTCTAATGTAGAGCGGCTGCTGGATTTGGCCCGTGAATCGCTGCCCGAGTCTGTGTTCTTCTTCCCCGAAGACTATGTTACCGACCGCAGCCAGCGCTTTATGGCCTCTGAGATTGTCCGTGAAAAGCTGATGCGCTTCCTCGGCGATGAACTGCCTTACGATGCCACGGTGGAAATCGAACAGTTCAAGATGATGGAAAACGGTGTTTACCAAATCAATGCCCTGGTACTGGTTGAGCGCGATGGCCAGAAACGTATGGTCATTGGTAAAAAAGGCGAGCGTATTCGCACCATTGCCACCGAGGCCCGCAAAGACATGGAGCGCCTGTTCGATAACAAGGTATTCCTTGAGGTTTGGGTGAAGGTGAAATCCGGCTGGGCCGACGACGAGCGGGCCCTTCGCAGTCTGGGTTACGGCGAAGATTAATCCCGGGGCCGCGATGGAAAGGGGTTACCTGCTGCATTCGCGTCCCTATCGGGAAAACAGCGCCATCGTAAACCTCTTGGTGGATGGCGCAGGTCGGGTCGATGCCATTGCGCGGCTCGGCAGCGGCAAGCGCTCCAGTCGGGCGCTGCTGCAACCCTTCCAGCCTTTACTGTTTTCACTGTCGGGCAAGGGAGAACTCAGAACCCTTATTCAGCCCGAAGCCTATGCCCCGGCGATTCCGCTGCAGGGCGACGCTCTCTATGCCGCTATGTACCTCAATGAACTCCTGATGCGCTGCCTCAGCCACAGTCATGCGGGCGAGGGGCTGTTTTTCAGCTACCACCAGACACTGATGTCCATGGCCAAGGGGTTTTGCCAAAGTCAGCTGAGATACTTTGAGCTGTCACTGCTTGAAGAGCTTGGCGCCTGTCCATCGCTCTCGGATGATACCCTTGGCACGGCCATCAGTGCCGAATGTGCCTACAGGCCCTGCCCCGAGGGAGGCCTTGCCCCAAGTACACTGGAAAAAGCCATTTCCGGTCGGGCGATTCTTGCTTTGGCCGAGAAGAATCTCTCCGAGGCCGATTTTGCCGCAGCAAGGCAGTTGCTCAGGTTTCTATTGGCCCCCTTTGTTGGCAATAAGCCCTTGGTCAGCCGGCAGCTCTTCGCCAATCGAAACAAAAGCTGAGTTCACACAAGCGTTTGCTGCCAGAGGCAAATACATAGCTGCCTATATCAAGGCTCGGAGTGATTCAGTACAATGCAGTCAATATTGCCAAGACAATTCTGAAGGAGTACCCGATGAGCCGCATTCTTCTGGGCGTGAACATCGACCACATCGCCACCCTGCGCCAGGCTCGTGGCACCAACTACCCGGACCCAGTACACGCTGCTGCCGTGGCTGAGCATGCCGGCGCCGATGGCATCACCATTCACCTGCGTGAAGACAGGCGCCATATCATTGACCGCGATGTGTACCTGTTGGCCAAAACCCTTAAAACAAGGATGAATTTCGAGTGTGCTGTTACCGAGGAGATGCTCAATATCGCCTGTGAGGTTAAACCCACCTATGTGTGTTTGGTGCCTGAGAAGCGTGAAGAGCTGACTACTGAAGGCGGTCTGGATGTAGCTGGGCAGAAGGATAAAATCCGCGCTGCTGTTGAGCGTTTGACAGCCCAGGGTATTCTGGTGTCGCTCTTTATCGATGCCGACAAGACCCAAATCGATGCGGCGCACGAAGTGGGGGCACCCTATATCGAAATCCACACCGGCCGTTATGCCGATGCCCACACCGAGGCCGAAGCCGAAATAGAGCTTGAGCGCATCGCATCCATGGCCAAATACGCCCATGGTTTGGGGATTACCGTGAATGCCGGTCACGGTTTGCACTACCACAACGTCAAGCCCATCGCCGCCATTCCTGAGCTGTATGAGCTCAATATTGGCCACGCCATTGTCGCCCGCAGTGCAATCGATGGCCTGGAGAAGGCCGTGCGCGACATGAAGCAGCTGATGCTTGAAGGTCGTCGGGGCGAATAATGTCAGTGCTCGGGCTGGGGACAGACATAGTTGAGATTGAACGTATCCGCAGCCAACTTGAGCGCGGTGGCGACAGGCTCGCCAAGCGGATACTGACGGAATCCGAACTGGCGATTTTTGTCGGCAGCGGTCAGCGCGAGTTGTATCTTGCCAAGCGCTTTGCCGCCAAGGAAGCGGTGGCCAAGGCGCTGGGTACAGGCATAGGTCGTGGCGTGTCGTTTCAACATATCGAGACCTACAGCGATGAGTTTGGTGCCCCCTGTGTACGCCTGAGTGACGGCGCCCTTGAGCGGATGCAGCAGCTGGGCGGCAGCCAAATCCGCCTGTCCATCGCCGATGAGC
This portion of the Shewanella amazonensis SB2B genome encodes:
- the lepA gene encoding translation elongation factor 4; this encodes MKHIRNFSIIAHIDHGKSTLSDRLIQVCGGLTDREMAEQVLDSMDLERERGITIKAQSVTLDYTAKNGETYQLNFIDTPGHVDFSYEVSRSLAACEGALLVVDAGQGVEAQTLANCYTALEMDLEVVPVLNKIDLPQAEPERVAAEIEDIVGIEATDAVRCSAKTGVGIGEVLETIVAQIPSPEGDPEAPLQALIIDSWFDSYLGVVSLVRIKNGVLKKGDKFKVMSTGQAYNADRVGIFTPKMKDQAELKTGQVGYVIAGIKEIHGAPVGDTLTLAKHGADKPLPGFKKAKPQVYAGVFTISTDDYESFRDALNKLSLNDASLQFEPETSSALGFGFRIGYLGLLHMEIIQERLEREYDLDLITTAPTVEYEVLLTNGETLYVDNPSDLPATNYIEEMREPIVQANILVPKEYLGNVITLCIEKRGVQKNMVYHGNQVALTYDIPAAEVVMDFFDRLKSTSRGYASLEYNFIRFEPADMVRLDVLINGDRVDALAMIIHRSNIRHKGIALVDKMKELIPRQMFDIAIQAAVGNQVVARSTVKALRKDVTAKCYGGDVSRKKKLLQKQKEGKKRMKQLGNVEVPQEAFLAVLKLNE
- the lepB gene encoding signal peptidase I, whose amino-acid sequence is MAAYFSQILVIVTLVSGLIWLFDVLFQAPKRKAALAVAQSGDANLSEDAVEAITKEPYIVETAHSVFPVIAFVLVLRSFLYEPFQIPSGSMMPTLLVGDFILVEKFSYGIKEPMWRKEVIATGKPERGDVVVFKYPEDPRIDYIKRVVGLPGDRVFYQNKELYIQRACVEGEICQSVPAKVDRIALGDSEFVQDGVRLKHYKEQLGDVEHEILINPARPDMRGMFYRKGSVPAGEFVVPEGQYFVMGDNRDNSTDSRFWGFVPEENLVGKAVAIWISFEFDRKPSDTLPTWVPTGVRFERVGGIQ
- the rnc gene encoding ribonuclease III, whose translation is MEPIKNLPRLCRTLGYEFSDIRLLEQALTHRSASNQHNERLEFLGDSILSIVISDALFHQFPKATEGDLSRMRATLVRGDTLAVIAKEFKLGDYLNLGPGELKSGGFRRESILADAVEAIIGAVYLDADLETCRSLLLGWYETRLADIKPGVGQKDAKTLLQEYLQGMKKPLPEYQVTQVEGEAHDQTFTVECRVTDLADAVVGVGSSRRKAEQMAAAQVLELLNQ
- the era gene encoding GTPase Era — encoded protein: MSKKPAPGVPENEPSLEDLLAQMNSQNQPEEHYDVTYCGMVAIVGRPNVGKSTLLNKLLKQKISITSRKPQTTRHRIMGIHTEGPNQIVFIDTPGLHIEEKRAINRLMNRAAASSLADVSMVIFVVDGMEWTADDEMVLNKLRRGGEHRKTVLAINKVDGIKEKEDLFPYLIEVSKKYPFDDIVPVSAKQGSNVERLLDLARESLPESVFFFPEDYVTDRSQRFMASEIVREKLMRFLGDELPYDATVEIEQFKMMENGVYQINALVLVERDGQKRMVIGKKGERIRTIATEARKDMERLFDNKVFLEVWVKVKSGWADDERALRSLGYGED
- the recO gene encoding DNA repair protein RecO translates to MERGYLLHSRPYRENSAIVNLLVDGAGRVDAIARLGSGKRSSRALLQPFQPLLFSLSGKGELRTLIQPEAYAPAIPLQGDALYAAMYLNELLMRCLSHSHAGEGLFFSYHQTLMSMAKGFCQSQLRYFELSLLEELGACPSLSDDTLGTAISAECAYRPCPEGGLAPSTLEKAISGRAILALAEKNLSEADFAAARQLLRFLLAPFVGNKPLVSRQLFANRNKS
- the pdxJ gene encoding pyridoxine 5'-phosphate synthase, which codes for MSRILLGVNIDHIATLRQARGTNYPDPVHAAAVAEHAGADGITIHLREDRRHIIDRDVYLLAKTLKTRMNFECAVTEEMLNIACEVKPTYVCLVPEKREELTTEGGLDVAGQKDKIRAAVERLTAQGILVSLFIDADKTQIDAAHEVGAPYIEIHTGRYADAHTEAEAEIELERIASMAKYAHGLGITVNAGHGLHYHNVKPIAAIPELYELNIGHAIVARSAIDGLEKAVRDMKQLMLEGRRGE
- the acpS gene encoding holo-ACP synthase codes for the protein MSVLGLGTDIVEIERIRSQLERGGDRLAKRILTESELAIFVGSGQRELYLAKRFAAKEAVAKALGTGIGRGVSFQHIETYSDEFGAPCVRLSDGALERMQQLGGSQIRLSIADERHYAVATAILC